In Kazachstania africana CBS 2517 chromosome 11, complete genome, the DNA window AATAAGAGAGCAAAGAAGGAAACTCTGGAGACCGTGAAGACATGCCAAAGGAAAAGATTGACCccaaaacaaaaacaagCACATAACAAGATCGAAAAAAGATATAggatcaatatcaatacaAAGATCGCCAAATTACAACAAATTATACCCTGGGTGGCCTCAGAACAAACTGCATTCGAAGTAAGTGACGCAATCAAGAGAGAACAACAGAATAAAGCAACTGCAACAAGATTAAACAAAAGTATGATTCTAGAAAAAGCCGTCGACTACATTCTCTATCTACAAAACAATAAGAATTTGTACGAAATGGAAGTCGAAAGATTGAGAAATGAGCTCGatctgttgaagaaaaagtatGAATAGGCTATTTTTAACCTCTATATACATAGTAAACATTATAAATTCTTATTAAAATAACAATCCTTGTATATTtgcattaaattttttttttgacgtCATGAACGGCAGGCTATGAATAGGAGACTGCTGGCTGcatattcttttttgatCAGTTTCAGCAATTGTAAGAACTAGACATTCTCGATACCAAACTTGCATGAAGACCATTGTATAGGATCGATGACTTCATCTGCACGACATAAAACTTAATCCTGTTTTATTGTTATATAAATACTGTGTATATATTACAATAAGTGAGCAAAATTTCGGCTACTTCTTTAGAATGGTAAcaacatcttcatcttccagGATATGACTTAGACCAACGTATTGTGGCTGATGCTTCACACTACTGCCATACACCAATGCATTTCTGAATTCGTCCACTAAGGATTTGTGAATTTGATTACAGAAGTCTTTAACACTGCAACGATCTGATCTTAAAACAACGGGGTCTGTAAAATCCGGTATTTGACCCTTTGGCTTTGTATAAACACGAACCAGATTCAATCTGTCCCACATCACTTGTAACAATTCGTCTAAATTCCATTCTTTTCCAGAGGAAATTGGCACCGCATTTGGTATTCTATACAGTAATTCCAATTCTTCTATCGATAAAGAATCGATCTTATTCAACACATAAACTGCGGGCATATATCTTCTCGTTGGTGCTTCAAGGACatcaatcaaatcatcCACAGTGGCATCACATCTAAATGCAATTTCAGCACTATTAATTCTATATTCACTCATGACCGCTCTGATTTCATCGTTATCCAAATGGGTCAGTGGCACGGTGTTTGTAATGGATATACCACCTTTCTCCTTTCTCTTCACAACAATATCCGGTGGAGTCTTATTCAAACGAATACCGACACCTTCTAGttccttttcaatgatttgCTTATGTTGTAGTGGCTTGTTCACAtccaaaataataaataaaagattacaTGTTCTTGCCACAGCGATAACTTGTTTACCACGACCTCTACCATCTTTAGCACCATCAATGATACCTGGAAGATCTAACATCTGAATCTTTGCACCTTTATAACGGATAACACCTGGAACTGTAACTAAAGTTGTGAATTCGTACTCAGCAGCTTCAGACTCTGTACCAGTTAGTTTAGATAATAGCGTAGACTTACCAACTGATGGGAACCCGACAAAGCCAACACTGGCCACACCGGTCCTTGCAACATCGAAACCAACACCAGCACCACCCCCACCACCGGAGGATGACGCCGTCAATAGTTCTCTTCTAAGCTTTGCTAATTTGGCTTTTAACTGACCAAGATGGAAAGAAGTGGCCTTGTTCTTTTGTGTACGGGCCATCTCATCCTCAATGGCCttgatcttttcaacaGTAGTAGACATGATTCCTAGAATATACTGTTACGTTCGATACTCTCTTCTCACTTGACCAAAGCATCGATTGTCCATCTCATCGATTTATTAACtttgtcaatttttcatcaaaaatttcactttTACGTACATAATGACGAATGGCTCCAATATCAATCCAAGTATTAAAAACTATATGTAGTATTAATAACTGAATGACAATAGTCTTGTTTGTTTtaatatatgtatataaagtataatttacaaaatgtgTGTGATCTTCAGGGTTGCAGAAGTTAATGGCATGTAGTTGCTTTTTTCCCTCCGATAATAATTACAGCTGTTGCcattaatttttggaaacGATGAAAGATCCATTTGATATGATAGtattcttttatttattttcttgtttttattttttggtaGTCTTAGTTCATAAGTATGAGATAATCATGCAGCGTTTGGAACCTTGGCCAAAACATCGAATGAGCCTGTACCAACGTTGTTCAACTTACCTAGAACAATTCTGGCTGAAGGAGTATTTAATTCTTCACGTTCATTGTCCAAAACAGCCTTAGTTAAGAATTGACAGGTAGTTTCGTAGgacatcttcatcaaagatGAAGTAGATGTTTCCATACCTTGTCTGTTGAATGCTAAGTAAGTGCCTTGTCTAGTCATCATATCAGCAAGTAAGTCCAAATGACGGAAAGAAACAGAAATGGCATAACGTGAGAAAACATTGTTAATTTCGTTAACGACAGTATTTCTGGCAGCTTCAACACCATACGTCTTCAACACAGCAGAAACATCATTAGATCTGATACCATCGACATCGATGAAATCTTCTTGATCCCACATAGCGTTGAAGTTAACACCTTCAGTGACCAAGACACGCTTACCATTTTCTGGTTCTGGGTGAACACAACGGTCAATCTTTGGAACTTGTCTAATAACAGATTTTCTGCAGATGTCTTCAACGATGTTAACCATCAGTAACTTTTCTGTGTCAGCAGCTAATTCCAATCTAAATTCACACCATTTACCACTTTCATCATCGAAATTGTATTTAGCAACAAATCTGTGGTTTGATATGATAGCAGATTGACGGTCACGTTGTGTCTTGGACATGTTCTTATTGGCATCTTCAATAGTCTtatttaattcattttgtaattcttcactttcatcatcagattCGGATTCAGAGTCGGATTCCTTGTCAGAAttgaaatcttcttcatcggATGATTTTTCAGCTTGTCTCattgtttcaatttcatcttcatctggTTCATCATAAGAAACAGCTTGCTTAGTCTTCTTGTGatattcttcatcatcattatcttcatccaTTCTCTTTGTGTTGGTACTTTCAGAGATTTCTTGCAACCTTGGAACAGCCATACCAACATCTGGTACTGTAGTTCTCTTTTGCTTTCTGATCTCCTTGACAATAGCAGTTTCCAATTCATGTAAGAAATGTGTAGAAATGACTTCTTGTAGTTCTTCCTTAGATACATCGTATTCATCATTATATTCAGCTTCATCGAAGAATTTCATGTTAATAACATACGAAAGAGCATCTGCGTTATTGACAGAGGAACCGGATGTTTCAGTAACAACAACCTTATCAATGACTTCAGACAAGACAACCTTAGAAATGGACTTAGCGAAAGTATCAGCTTGTTCATCAGTGACATCATCTAGTATAGGTAAGGTCATTTGTGGGGTCTTGATGGCAGCAGAAGCAGTCATAATAATTTCTCTTAAACGAGGAATACCTAAGGTAACATTTGCAGCACCGTGACCAGCAAAATGGAAAGTGTTTAATGTCATTTGTGTAGATGGTTCACCAACAGATTGTGACGCAATAATACCTACAGCTTCACCTGGATTAATTAAAGAACGCATGTATTTTAATTGCATCAAAGCTCTGaacttcttttcattaacaTCTTCATgagatttcaataatttactATTGTCATGAAggaaattttctaattgatcttggaaattttcagaaacaGACCCTAAGTACTTAGCAGGATTGTACTTGGACAATATCGGATCGTATTTCACTGTTTGTTGGTAATGTGCTTCCTTGGCATGTTTCTTTCTGTACTTCAATGACTTCTTTGAGTATTTCAAAGCTGTCTCGACATCTAAGTGTTCGATTAATGCAGATGGGTtgtatttcttcaacaaagCATCGTAGTTTTCCAGACAGAAGTTGAACTTGGTCAAATGAGATTCCTTAGTAACATCGATAGCGTCACCACCGTATAACATTTGGATTAATGTACCATCTGCATCTCTGATACTGTTATCATAGGAAACGTGGACACCTTCTAATTGTTTGGTCAAACAACGTTGTAAGTAACCAGAAGAAGCAGTCTTCACAGCAGTATCAATCAAACCTTCACGACCAGCCATACAATGGAAGTAATATTCTTGTGGTCTTATACCAGAGTAGAAACGACCCTTAATATAACCACCAGCTCTGGCATCAGTTTCATAAGGCTTAAAAGATGGTAAAGTTTTACCACTAACCATGACAGGTACTCTTCTACCTTCTAAAGCTTGTTGACCTAAAAGACACATAATCTGAGAAACGTTAACGTTAGAACCCTTGGCACCAGATAAAGCCATAGATTGCATGGAATTTTCTGGGAACTTTTTCATTGTACCACCAGGAACACAAGTGGAAACAACCTTAGAAGTGATAGTATTCACCTTAGAAGAGGTGACAGCATCAAGAATACCAGATTTGTTATTGTCACGgataatttcttccaaaCGCTTCAATAATTCAGGATCATTAGATGGTGTATCTTTAGGCAAATTAGTGACTTCTGCAGCAGCCTCACGACCGGTATCAACAGATGtctttaaaatttcctTTCTCCATTTGTTACCTTCTTCAGTCAAACGTAAATCATCCATGCCACAAGTAAAAGCGGTTGCGGTGATATAATTAGTAAATAATCTGCCTAAAACGGATAATGCCTTGGCAGAAACATCTGGGCCATAAACTTCATGTAAACAATGAATAATACCATATTTAGAAGCACCATATTGACTCTTATCTAGAATACCGCATAGTAATTcaccatttttgaaaatgacttcattttcattggaACCTTTACCCCAATAgtcatttttaattttgttaCTTGATTTTAAGTTGATACCTGGCATATCTGGTGGCGTGATATTTAAGAGAACGGTTGTAATAATTTGCTTACCGGTCCATAATGGGACTGGTTTCATGACAGCTGGTGGAACAGTGGCCAACTTAGCTCTTGTTGCATGTCCATCTTCTGGACGAATACAACCGTAAATATATTGTTGGTATTGTTCTCTAGTGAAAAAACTGTCTTTATTAGTTAACCAAACACCTGCAGAGATGTGATCTTGAATTAAACCTCTAACTGGGGAACCAGAGGTTGGTGTTAAATATTGAGAATCAGTGTTGGCTAAGTTGAAAGCTTCAGCTCTGGCGTTTTCATTTTGTGGGAAATGCATATTCATTTCGTCACCATCAAAATCGGCATTATAGGCACCAGTATTAGCATAATGTAAACGTAAAGTTTTCTCACCAGGTAGAACTCTGACTTTGTGACCCATCATAGAAGCCTTATGTAAAGTTGGCTGACGGTTCATGATAACAATATCTCTGTTCTTAATATGACGGTAAACCTTCTTGTTTAGAGTATGTGTAGCACCGTTGTGAGATGTTGGTGTCATTAATTGGTTGGCTAATGCCTTACGCTGCTCAGCGGACATGCCAATCAAAGAAACTAGGGAGCcatcttcattttgaatttgagtAGCACCTGGCCATTTGTCTGGACCATTAATGACGGCTTGACGCAATTCTGCAATGTTAAAAGAGGTAACAGGTTCAGGATAAGTCAATTTGGTTGCGAAAACTGGAGGAACACCAATTTCGTTGGTTTCGATATTTGGATCTGGAGAGATAACGGAACGAGCAGCGTAGTTAACACGCTTACCCATCATATGCTTTCTGAATAGaccttctttcttttcaagagCTTGTTTGACACCTGGAACTGGGACCTTACCACTGGTGTTACCTTGTGCCTTTGTAGAATCAATAAAAGCGTTAACGTCATTTTGAATAGTGACGAAAGCGTTCATTAGTctactgaaaatgattctTCTGTCATCGACAGATACCTTATCCTTTTGTAGTTTAGacatttcatcatttaaatcTCTGATCAATAAAGAAGTAGTTAAAATCTTGGAtaataattgattttgactGTTTTCGTGAACTTCTTCACCCAATTTGGAAGGTAAACGGAATCTAGTTGGTGGAACGACAACGACATCCATGAAGAATGCATCGGCAGAAACGTATTTTTTGGATAAGTTTGGTCTAGCATGGAAAATATATTGTAAAACcatttgttcttttctGAAAACAGCATTTAAAATGTTTCTAACTTCGGTGGATAAAATATATGTAGAACCAGTCTTTGGTTTAGAAGCCGGGTTTCTACCGATATCAAAAGTTTTGTCACTGTCAATATCTTGGCCAGCCAGTTGTTTAGCTTGCTCTTGTTTATTGATCATATCCTGACGAATGAAACCTTTGACTCTGTTGTTGGTTAATTGTTTATCAGTTAAAGcagtttcaaaaatctttgTGAAACCATCTTTTCTGAATTTTGGGGAGAACATACCACAGTTGTCACACTTTGGTCTTGccaatattttcttatGGAATTCATGGattaatctttttctttcatcgTTAACGGTAGCAGTGAAAGTACCTCTTTCAGTGGTTCTACCATCTGATAAGGCTTTTGCAATGACCAAGTCTACGTATTCAGT includes these proteins:
- the RBG1 gene encoding GTP-binding protein RBG1 (similar to Saccharomyces cerevisiae RBG1 (YAL036C); ancestral locus Anc_7.49); amino-acid sequence: MSTTVEKIKAIEDEMARTQKNKATSFHLGQLKAKLAKLRRELLTASSSGGGGGAGVGFDVARTGVASVGFVGFPSVGKSTLLSKLTGTESEAAEYEFTTLVTVPGVIRYKGAKIQMLDLPGIIDGAKDGRGRGKQVIAVARTCNLLFIILDVNKPLQHKQIIEKELEGVGIRLNKTPPDIVVKRKEKGGISITNTVPLTHLDNDEIRAVMSEYRINSAEIAFRCDATVDDLIDVLEAPTRRYMPAVYVLNKIDSLSIEELELLYRIPNAVPISSGKEWNLDELLQVMWDRLNLVRVYTKPKGQIPDFTDPVVLRSDRCSVKDFCNQIHKSLVDEFRNALVYGSSVKHQPQYVGLSHILEDEDVVTILKK
- the RPA190 gene encoding DNA-directed RNA polymerase I core subunit RPA190 (similar to Saccharomyces cerevisiae RPA190 (YOR341W); ancestral locus Anc_7.51); translated protein: MDIAKPVGSEITSVDFSILTSKDIRSLSAKQIINPTVLDNLGHPISGGLYDLSLGAFLRNLCTTCGLDEKFCPGHVGHIELPVPVYNPLFFNQLYIYLRSSCLFCHHFRLKSAEVHRFALKLKLLQYGLIDESYKLDEIAVGDLQHLMDEAENDEAMEDNTLNGGSVKASDTKNVSAQWLKELKRKRTEYVDLVIAKALSDGRTTERGTFTATVNDERKRLIHEFHKKILARPKCDNCGMFSPKFRKDGFTKIFETALTDKQLTNNRVKGFIRQDMINKQEQAKQLAGQDIDSDKTFDIGRNPASKPKTGSTYILSTEVRNILNAVFRKEQMVLQYIFHARPNLSKKYVSADAFFMDVVVVPPTRFRLPSKLGEEVHENSQNQLLSKILTTSLLIRDLNDEMSKLQKDKVSVDDRRIIFSRLMNAFVTIQNDVNAFIDSTKAQGNTSGKVPVPGVKQALEKKEGLFRKHMMGKRVNYAARSVISPDPNIETNEIGVPPVFATKLTYPEPVTSFNIAELRQAVINGPDKWPGATQIQNEDGSLVSLIGMSAEQRKALANQLMTPTSHNGATHTLNKKVYRHIKNRDIVIMNRQPTLHKASMMGHKVRVLPGEKTLRLHYANTGAYNADFDGDEMNMHFPQNENARAEAFNLANTDSQYLTPTSGSPVRGLIQDHISAGVWLTNKDSFFTREQYQQYIYGCIRPEDGHATRAKLATVPPAVMKPVPLWTGKQIITTVLLNITPPDMPGINLKSSNKIKNDYWGKGSNENEVIFKNGELLCGILDKSQYGASKYGIIHCLHEVYGPDVSAKALSVLGRLFTNYITATAFTCGMDDLRLTEEGNKWRKEILKTSVDTGREAAAEVTNLPKDTPSNDPELLKRLEEIIRDNNKSGILDAVTSSKVNTITSKVVSTCVPGGTMKKFPENSMQSMALSGAKGSNVNVSQIMCLLGQQALEGRRVPVMVSGKTLPSFKPYETDARAGGYIKGRFYSGIRPQEYYFHCMAGREGLIDTAVKTASSGYLQRCLTKQLEGVHVSYDNSIRDADGTLIQMLYGGDAIDVTKESHLTKFNFCLENYDALLKKYNPSALIEHLDVETALKYSKKSLKYRKKHAKEAHYQQTVKYDPILSKYNPAKYLGSVSENFQDQLENFLHDNSKLLKSHEDVNEKKFRALMQLKYMRSLINPGEAVGIIASQSVGEPSTQMTLNTFHFAGHGAANVTLGIPRLREIIMTASAAIKTPQMTLPILDDVTDEQADTFAKSISKVVLSEVIDKVVVTETSGSSVNNADALSYVINMKFFDEAEYNDEYDVSKEELQEVISTHFLHELETAIVKEIRKQKRTTVPDVGMAVPRLQEISESTNTKRMDEDNDDEEYHKKTKQAVSYDEPDEDEIETMRQAEKSSDEEDFNSDKESDSESESDDESEELQNELNKTIEDANKNMSKTQRDRQSAIISNHRFVAKYNFDDESGKWCEFRLELAADTEKLLMVNIVEDICRKSVIRQVPKIDRCVHPEPENGKRVLVTEGVNFNAMWDQEDFIDVDGIRSNDVSAVLKTYGVEAARNTVVNEINNVFSRYAISVSFRHLDLLADMMTRQGTYLAFNRQGMETSTSSLMKMSYETTCQFLTKAVLDNEREELNTPSARIVLGKLNNVGTGSFDVLAKVPNAA